In Zonotrichia leucophrys gambelii isolate GWCS_2022_RI chromosome 8, RI_Zleu_2.0, whole genome shotgun sequence, one genomic interval encodes:
- the MCOLN3 gene encoding mucolipin-3 isoform X1: protein MENPEVTVSSCSAHDDENLCSYKRHSSVSQEALLEDQLRRKLKFFFMNPCEKFWARGRKPWKLGIQLLKIVMVTVQLVVFGLSNQMVVAFKEENTVAFKHLFLKGYMDRMDDTYAVYTQTDVYDQIFFAINQYLQLPNISVGNHAYEKRGAEETPLAVCQQFYKRGIICPGNDTFDIDPEIVTDCLYIEPTTSLHNTTMGKHNLNFTLDFPRLVAVQLMFNLKAINLQTVRHHELPDCYDFTLRIVFDNKAHSGRIKISLDNDIAIRECKDWHVSGSIQKNTHYMMIFDAFVILTCLTSLILCTRSVIKGIWLQREFVSFFLYYYKKEASFSDQMEFVNGWYILIIVSDVLTIVGSTLKMEIQAKSLTSYDVCSILLGISTMLVWLGVIRYLGFFQKYNLLILTLRAALPNVMRFCCCAAMIYLGYCFCGWIVLGPYHVKFRTLNMVSECLFSLINGDDMFATFAQMQQKSYLVWLFSRIYLYSFISLFIYMVLSLFIALITDTYETVKHYQQDGFPETELQKFISQCKDSPNSGKYRLEEESSASLFCCCNGCSGHI from the exons atggagaatcctgaggtgactgtgagcagctgcagtgcacaTGATGATGAAAACCTTTGCAGCTACAAACGACACTCATCGGTATCACAGGAGGCACTTTTGGAAGACCAGCTTAGAAGGAagttaaaatttttcttcatgaatCCGTGTGAGAAATTTTGGGCCCGGGGCAGAAAGCCTTGGAAACTTGGGATTCAGCTACTCAAAATAGTAATGGTTACAGTCCAG CTGGTGGTTTTTGGACTGAGCAACCAAATGGTGGTTGCCTTCAAAGAAGAGAACACTGTTGCATTCAAACATCTGTTCTTGAAAGGATACATGGACAGAATGGATGATACCTATGCTGTATACACACAAACAGATGTCTATGACCAGATATTCTTTGCAATAAACCAG TACCTCCAGCTGCCCAACATCTCTGTTGGAAATCATGCTTATGAGaagaggggagcagaggagacACCTCTGGCTGTTTGTCAGCAGTTCTACAAGCGAGGAATCATCTGTCCTGGAAACGACACCTTTGACATAGACCCAGAGATTGTGACTG ACTGCTTGTACATTGAGCCAACGACTTCTCTACACAACACCACGATGGGAAAGCACAATTTGAATTTCACTCTGGATTTCCCCAG gctggtggcagtgcaGCTCATGTTCAATCTGAAGGCAATCAACCTCCAGACCGTTCGTCACCACGAGCTCCCCGACTGCTACGACTTCACTCTGCGG aTCGTGTTTGATAATAAAGCACACAGTGGAAGAATTAAAATAAGTCTAGACAATGACATAGCAATCAGGGAATGTAAAGACTGGCATGTTTCTGGATCAA TCCAGAAGAACACTCATTACATGATGATCTTCGATGCTTTTGTCATATTGACTTGTCTGACTTCATTGATCCTTTGCACACGATCAGTGATTAAAGGAATTTGGCTCCAAAGG GAATTTGTAAGCTTTTTCCTGTATTATTATAAGAAAGAAGCATCTTTCAGTGATCAAATGGAATTTGTCAATGGATGGTACATCCTGATTATAGTTAGTGATGTCCTAACTATTGTTGGATCAACTCTAAAGATGGAGATACAAGCTAAG aGTCTGACAAGTTATGATGTCTGCAGCATACTCTTAGGAATATCTACCATGCTTGTGTGGCTTGGAGTCATTCGCTACCTAGGTTTCTTTCAGAAGTATAAT CTTCTCATCCTAACACTGCGAGCAGCATTACCCAATGTAATGaggttctgctgctgtgctgctatGATCTACCTGGGCTATTGCTTCTGTGGATGGATTGTACTGGGACCATACCACGTGAAG TTTCGCACTCTGAACATGGTTTCTGAATGCCTTTTTTCATTGATCAATGGAGATGACATGTTTGCCACCTTTGcacaaatgcagcagaaaagtTACTTGGTTTGGTTATTCAGTAGGATCTACCTCTACTCCTTCATCAGTCTGTTCATCTACATGGTGCTGAGTCTCTTCATTGCACTCATTACAGATACATATGAAACAGTCAAG CACTATCAGCAAGATGGCTTTCCAGAGACAGAACTTCAGAAATTTATATCACAGTGCAAAGACTCACCAAACTCTGGGAAATACAGGTTAGAGGAAGAAAGTTCTGCATCACTCTTCTGTTGTTGTAATG GTTGTAGTGGACATATTTAA
- the MCOLN3 gene encoding mucolipin-3 isoform X2, which translates to MENPEVTVSSCSAHDDENLCSYKRHSSVSQEALLEDQLRRKLKFFFMNPCEKFWARGRKPWKLGIQLLKIVMVTVQLVVFGLSNQMVVAFKEENTVAFKHLFLKGYMDRMDDTYAVYTQTDVYDQIFFAINQYLQLPNISVGNHAYEKRGAEETPLAVCQQFYKRGIICPGNDTFDIDPEIVTDCLYIEPTTSLHNTTMGKHNLNFTLDFPRLVAVQLMFNLKAINLQTVRHHELPDCYDFTLRIVFDNKAHSGRIKISLDNDIAIRECKDWHVSGSIQKNTHYMMIFDAFVILTCLTSLILCTRSVIKGIWLQREFVSFFLYYYKKEASFSDQMEFVNGWYILIIVSDVLTIVGSTLKMEIQAKSLTSYDVCSILLGISTMLVWLGVIRYLGFFQKYNVRISWDLHVVASHPNTASSITQCNEVLLLCCYDLPGLLLLWMDCTGTIPREVSHSEHGF; encoded by the exons atggagaatcctgaggtgactgtgagcagctgcagtgcacaTGATGATGAAAACCTTTGCAGCTACAAACGACACTCATCGGTATCACAGGAGGCACTTTTGGAAGACCAGCTTAGAAGGAagttaaaatttttcttcatgaatCCGTGTGAGAAATTTTGGGCCCGGGGCAGAAAGCCTTGGAAACTTGGGATTCAGCTACTCAAAATAGTAATGGTTACAGTCCAG CTGGTGGTTTTTGGACTGAGCAACCAAATGGTGGTTGCCTTCAAAGAAGAGAACACTGTTGCATTCAAACATCTGTTCTTGAAAGGATACATGGACAGAATGGATGATACCTATGCTGTATACACACAAACAGATGTCTATGACCAGATATTCTTTGCAATAAACCAG TACCTCCAGCTGCCCAACATCTCTGTTGGAAATCATGCTTATGAGaagaggggagcagaggagacACCTCTGGCTGTTTGTCAGCAGTTCTACAAGCGAGGAATCATCTGTCCTGGAAACGACACCTTTGACATAGACCCAGAGATTGTGACTG ACTGCTTGTACATTGAGCCAACGACTTCTCTACACAACACCACGATGGGAAAGCACAATTTGAATTTCACTCTGGATTTCCCCAG gctggtggcagtgcaGCTCATGTTCAATCTGAAGGCAATCAACCTCCAGACCGTTCGTCACCACGAGCTCCCCGACTGCTACGACTTCACTCTGCGG aTCGTGTTTGATAATAAAGCACACAGTGGAAGAATTAAAATAAGTCTAGACAATGACATAGCAATCAGGGAATGTAAAGACTGGCATGTTTCTGGATCAA TCCAGAAGAACACTCATTACATGATGATCTTCGATGCTTTTGTCATATTGACTTGTCTGACTTCATTGATCCTTTGCACACGATCAGTGATTAAAGGAATTTGGCTCCAAAGG GAATTTGTAAGCTTTTTCCTGTATTATTATAAGAAAGAAGCATCTTTCAGTGATCAAATGGAATTTGTCAATGGATGGTACATCCTGATTATAGTTAGTGATGTCCTAACTATTGTTGGATCAACTCTAAAGATGGAGATACAAGCTAAG aGTCTGACAAGTTATGATGTCTGCAGCATACTCTTAGGAATATCTACCATGCTTGTGTGGCTTGGAGTCATTCGCTACCTAGGTTTCTTTCAGAAGTATAATGTAAGGATCTCCTGGGATCTTCATGTTGTTG CTTCTCATCCTAACACTGCGAGCAGCATTACCCAATGTAATGaggttctgctgctgtgctgctatGATCTACCTGGGCTATTGCTTCTGTGGATGGATTGTACTGGGACCATACCACGTGAAG TTTCGCACTCTGAACATGGTTTCTGA